Proteins from a genomic interval of Gordonia sp. SL306:
- a CDS encoding HNH endonuclease, whose amino-acid sequence MASSNSRRARAGRKRQRRMRNADNDLSPEQWLEIKAAWGGCAYCGRSGTPLQRDCVQPLSVGGRYTVLNVVPACRSCNASKCNAEVTAWMRRKGLDEEAFLRRLRAVTTASELQDLDPPDLDPPDLVESEA is encoded by the coding sequence ATGGCGAGCAGCAACTCCAGGCGGGCGCGGGCTGGGCGCAAACGGCAGCGCCGGATGCGCAACGCCGACAACGACCTCAGTCCCGAGCAATGGCTCGAGATCAAGGCGGCATGGGGCGGGTGCGCCTACTGCGGGCGATCCGGCACCCCGCTGCAACGGGATTGTGTGCAGCCGTTGTCGGTGGGCGGCAGGTACACCGTGCTCAACGTCGTGCCGGCCTGCCGTTCGTGCAACGCCAGCAAATGTAATGCGGAGGTCACCGCGTGGATGCGACGGAAGGGTCTCGACGAAGAGGCGTTCCTCCGACGACTGCGCGCCGTGACGACGGCGTCCGAACTCCAGGATCTCGATCCGCCAGACCTCGACCCGCCTGACCTCGTCGAATCCGAGGCGTAG
- a CDS encoding GNAT family N-acetyltransferase, whose translation MSGWLGTGTLSAGRVTLRPFTFDDVAALAQVVRNPEAYRWTTVPTDPDSARSWIESALADPARRVAYAVVDNTDGRLIGSTSFYDIDADNLTTAIGYTFYAEGAQGTAINPTAKFLLMRHAFEECGAVRLVWHTHENNAQSRAAIAKLGATFEGLLRKHRRFADGWRTTAQYALVDDDWPAAKQVLLERIPAEER comes from the coding sequence ATGAGCGGGTGGTTGGGCACGGGTACCCTGTCGGCCGGACGGGTGACCTTGCGGCCGTTCACCTTCGACGACGTCGCCGCTCTCGCTCAGGTGGTGAGGAACCCCGAGGCCTACCGGTGGACAACCGTGCCCACGGACCCCGATTCCGCCCGATCATGGATCGAGTCAGCGCTCGCCGACCCGGCGCGCCGCGTGGCCTACGCCGTCGTCGACAACACCGACGGACGATTGATCGGATCGACGAGCTTCTACGACATCGATGCCGACAACCTCACCACCGCAATCGGATACACATTCTATGCGGAGGGCGCCCAGGGCACGGCGATCAATCCGACGGCGAAGTTCCTGCTGATGCGTCACGCATTCGAGGAGTGCGGGGCGGTGCGGCTGGTGTGGCACACCCACGAGAACAACGCACAGTCACGAGCGGCGATCGCCAAGTTGGGTGCCACCTTCGAGGGACTGTTACGCAAGCATCGACGCTTCGCGGACGGTTGGCGGACGACGGCGCAGTACGCCCTGGTCGACGACGACTGGCCCGCGGCGAAACAGGTCTTGCTGGAGCGGATCCCGGCCGAGGAGCGCTGA
- the rpsF gene encoding 30S ribosomal protein S6 has product MRHYELMVILDPNLDERTVAPSLDTFLNVVRNDGGKVDNVDIWGKRRLAYEILKHNEGIYAVIDLNAEPKTVTELDRQLKLNESVLRTKVLRK; this is encoded by the coding sequence ATGCGTCACTACGAATTGATGGTCATTCTCGATCCGAATCTGGACGAGCGCACCGTTGCACCCTCACTGGATACCTTCCTCAACGTTGTCCGTAACGACGGCGGCAAGGTGGACAATGTCGACATCTGGGGCAAGCGCCGTCTTGCCTACGAGATCCTGAAGCACAACGAGGGCATCTATGCCGTCATCGATCTCAACGCCGAGCCCAAGACGGTCACCGAGCTCGACCGTCAGTTGAAGCTCAACGAGTCGGTCCTGCGCACCAAGGTCCTGCGGAAGTAA